A region of Chlamydia crocodili DNA encodes the following proteins:
- a CDS encoding CofH family radical SAM protein: MTTTRIPRILPKNSWLKHLFDNYIEGARLSTEDALRLLLLEDEDDQHALWAFANMVRQKYVGDVVYYSSTFYLYPTNFCEFNCTFCAFYAKPGDPKGWFYTPNQLIEKIRALDVPITETHIVAGCFPDCNLDYYTELFSKIKENFPHIHIKALTGIEYAYLANLHNIPVIEVLKILKNAGLDSIPGGGFDILVDEIRQILAPGRLSSQDFLEIHKEAHNLGIPSNSTMLCYHRERPEDIVTHMNKLRNLQDDTLGFKNFVLLKFATENNPLGKRLRKLGSSHNIMPASIIAVARLFLDNFRNIKALWNYLGIEQALHLLSCGANDFSSTHIGEKVFQMASSNQNIKMDIEGMASLIKKQGRIPCLTNSRDV, translated from the coding sequence ATGACGACGACACGCATCCCCCGCATTCTACCTAAAAACTCTTGGTTGAAGCATTTATTCGATAACTATATAGAAGGAGCACGTCTTTCCACAGAAGATGCCTTACGCTTACTTCTCCTCGAAGATGAAGACGATCAGCATGCTTTATGGGCATTTGCAAATATGGTACGTCAAAAATACGTCGGAGATGTCGTTTACTACTCCTCAACGTTTTATTTATATCCTACCAATTTCTGTGAATTCAATTGTACTTTCTGTGCTTTTTATGCAAAACCAGGGGATCCTAAAGGTTGGTTTTATACACCAAATCAGTTAATAGAAAAGATCCGCGCCCTAGATGTTCCCATTACAGAAACACATATCGTTGCTGGATGTTTCCCAGATTGTAATCTAGACTATTATACTGAGCTATTCAGTAAGATTAAGGAAAATTTCCCTCATATCCATATCAAAGCATTAACAGGTATCGAATATGCTTATCTCGCCAATCTGCACAATATTCCTGTTATAGAAGTATTGAAAATCCTAAAGAATGCTGGATTAGATTCTATTCCTGGAGGAGGATTTGATATCCTTGTCGATGAAATACGGCAAATACTAGCTCCAGGACGTTTATCTTCTCAAGATTTCTTAGAAATTCATAAAGAAGCGCACAATCTCGGCATACCTAGTAACAGTACTATGCTATGTTACCATAGAGAACGTCCTGAAGATATCGTCACACATATGAATAAATTACGAAATCTTCAAGACGATACTTTAGGATTTAAGAACTTTGTATTGTTAAAGTTTGCAACAGAAAACAATCCTCTAGGGAAAAGATTACGTAAATTAGGTAGTTCCCATAATATCATGCCAGCATCTATCATTGCTGTAGCAAGATTATTTTTAGATAATTTTAGAAATATAAAAGCCTTGTGGAATTATCTAGGAATCGAGCAAGCTCTACATTTGTTATCCTGTGGAGCCAACGATTTCTCGTCCACACATATCGGAGAAAAGGTTTTTCAAATGGCCTCTTCGAATCAAAATATAAAAATGGATATTGAGGGAATGGCAAGCCTCATCAAAAAACAAGGACGCATACCATGTCTGACAAACTCGAGAGACGTATAA
- a CDS encoding DUF3604 domain-containing protein: MRRSVCYVNPSVARAGQISTWKFLYSLVDYLPEGTKLKFDLGCQGRPIDWETPSIDLKQSRNTIYLETPRGDILTAVMIPIPNSLVHQYEFTLPYELEAGETLTIILGPSPEHPQTDEAGNGAQLFTQRRKPFYLYVDTEGKGNYDEPDIFTMDIRGNVLKHIQIFTPSYVVKNKRFDITVRFEDEFNNLTNFSPENTRIELSYEHLRENLNWQLFIPETGFVILPNLYFNEPGIYRIQLKNLLTNEIFISAPIKCFSESAPNLMWGLLHGESERVDSEENIEACLRHFRDDCALNFYASSSFDNQEGLTPDLWKMINQTIGDFNEEDRFVSLSGVQYFGEPGEEGLRQILYIKENKSCSKHKDCKIASLSKLYKSASGHEIISIPCFTASKHYGFNFNNFHPEFERVVEIYNSWGCSERTEKEGNIFPIKGSDSEVESGTLIEALKRNLRFGFVAGGLDDRGIYSKFFDVNQQQYTPGLTAIVCNKYNRESLVEALYQRHCYATTGPRIIVSFNITSAPMGSELSTTTKPGLAVNRHISGYVAGTAQLKTVEIIRNGKVIKTFHPDSNNLDYEYDDMEPLSKVTLKDPKGKIPFVFYYLRVTQIDQSMAWSSPIWVDLH, translated from the coding sequence ATGCGCAGATCTGTTTGTTATGTTAATCCTTCCGTAGCTAGAGCTGGGCAAATATCCACGTGGAAATTTCTTTACTCTCTAGTTGACTATCTTCCTGAAGGAACAAAACTTAAATTTGACTTGGGATGTCAAGGAAGGCCAATAGATTGGGAAACTCCCTCTATCGATCTAAAACAATCTCGCAATACTATCTATTTAGAAACACCCAGAGGGGATATTCTTACTGCCGTAATGATCCCCATACCCAATAGCCTGGTTCATCAATACGAATTTACCCTCCCCTATGAATTAGAAGCCGGTGAGACTCTTACTATTATTCTCGGGCCTTCTCCAGAACATCCGCAAACAGATGAAGCAGGAAATGGTGCTCAGCTATTTACTCAACGTAGAAAACCTTTCTATCTTTATGTAGATACCGAAGGTAAGGGAAACTATGATGAGCCCGATATCTTTACCATGGATATTCGAGGTAATGTTCTTAAACATATCCAGATTTTTACACCTTCCTATGTTGTAAAGAATAAACGCTTCGATATCACCGTGCGGTTTGAAGATGAGTTCAATAACCTTACGAACTTCTCTCCAGAAAATACACGTATTGAACTCTCCTATGAACATCTAAGAGAAAACCTTAATTGGCAATTATTTATTCCTGAAACTGGATTCGTTATTCTACCTAATCTCTACTTCAACGAACCTGGAATCTATAGAATTCAATTAAAAAACCTTTTAACGAATGAAATCTTCATTTCCGCACCTATAAAATGTTTTTCAGAGTCAGCTCCAAATCTTATGTGGGGTCTACTACACGGAGAATCAGAACGTGTAGATTCTGAAGAAAACATAGAGGCATGTTTAAGACATTTTAGGGATGATTGTGCTTTAAACTTTTATGCGTCGTCCTCTTTCGATAATCAAGAAGGTTTAACTCCTGATCTTTGGAAAATGATCAACCAGACTATAGGAGATTTTAATGAAGAAGATCGTTTTGTCTCTTTATCTGGCGTACAATATTTTGGAGAACCTGGAGAAGAAGGTCTTCGCCAAATTCTCTATATAAAAGAAAATAAATCTTGTTCGAAACATAAAGACTGTAAGATTGCTTCTTTATCAAAACTCTATAAAAGCGCTTCGGGTCACGAAATTATCTCAATACCATGTTTCACTGCATCGAAACATTATGGATTTAACTTTAACAACTTCCATCCGGAATTTGAACGTGTTGTAGAAATTTATAACTCCTGGGGATGCTCAGAACGAACAGAAAAAGAAGGGAATATTTTCCCTATCAAGGGATCTGATTCTGAAGTTGAATCAGGGACATTAATAGAAGCATTAAAACGCAACTTGCGTTTTGGTTTTGTTGCAGGTGGCCTTGATGATCGTGGTATCTATAGCAAATTTTTCGATGTCAACCAACAACAATACACTCCAGGACTCACTGCCATTGTATGTAACAAATACAATCGAGAATCTCTTGTAGAAGCTTTATATCAGCGTCACTGCTACGCAACTACAGGACCAAGAATTATTGTTAGCTTTAACATTACCTCAGCTCCCATGGGTTCTGAGTTGTCAACAACTACAAAACCCGGCCTTGCTGTAAATCGTCATATCTCAGGATATGTTGCAGGAACAGCTCAACTAAAAACTGTTGAGATTATCCGTAACGGGAAAGTTATAAAAACATTCCATCCTGATAGTAACAACCTAGATTACGAATATGATGATATGGAACCTCTATCTAAAGTAACTCTTAAAGATCCTAAAGGAAAAATTCCTTTTGTGTTCTACTATCTCCGAGTAACTCAAATAGACCAATCTATGGCATGGAGTTCTCCTATTTGGGTAGATCTTCATTAA
- a CDS encoding anti-sigma factor antagonist, whose translation MNNIQKEEHGTTAVLHLQGKLDGISSPEVQENISQSLSSGIKNIVLDCANLDYMSSAGIRVLLQSYHQVGKHSGKIVLTCVPKTIEQTLYVTGFLSYFKMFNSVQEALQTLSKDED comes from the coding sequence ATGAATAACATCCAAAAAGAAGAGCACGGAACCACTGCTGTCTTACATCTCCAAGGAAAACTTGACGGGATCTCTTCTCCGGAAGTACAAGAAAATATCTCACAATCCCTATCTTCAGGAATCAAAAATATCGTGCTTGATTGCGCGAATTTAGACTATATGTCTAGTGCTGGCATTCGAGTTCTTTTACAAAGCTACCACCAAGTAGGAAAACATTCGGGAAAAATTGTTCTTACCTGTGTCCCTAAAACAATAGAGCAAACTTTATACGTTACCGGATTCCTCTCATATTTTAAAATGTTCAATAGCGTACAGGAAGCATTACAAACATTAAGCAAAGACGAAGATTGA